A genomic stretch from candidate division KSB1 bacterium includes:
- a CDS encoding alpha amylase C-terminal domain-containing protein: FVCNFTPVYRPNYRIGVPEAGFYREILNTDSEIYWGSNKGNYGGKHSDPISWHYRPYSIEIDLPPLATVVFKRQV, from the coding sequence TGTTCGTCTGCAACTTTACCCCCGTCTATCGTCCCAATTACCGCATCGGCGTGCCGGAGGCCGGCTTTTATCGCGAAATCTTGAACACGGACTCGGAGATCTATTGGGGCAGCAACAAGGGAAATTACGGCGGCAAACATTCCGATCCCATTTCCTGGCACTATCGCCCCTACTCCATCGAAATCGATCTGCCGCCGTTGGCAACGGTCGTGTTCAAACGTCAGGTATGA
- a CDS encoding PmoA family protein, whose amino-acid sequence MKPLYAFWAGFLLVNILACTASDRVQFVEAENQIDVLVDGKPLTSYRWGGSLTKPVLYPLFTPAGIKVTRGFPFEKVEGETIDHPHQTGLFFTYDQVNGNGFWNNTIFPPRIVHTAIQEMYGGKEGVLSTESLWIDKKETPLLQEKRRMVFIPDDSEVAIDFSIRLIALVDSVVFEDTKEGMFAVRVAHWLREEDQTGQYLSSNGDIGEKAVWGKRAEWVRLAGQKEGQKVGMVIMHHPSSVNFPTFWHARAYGLFSANPLGQYVFESARGVPNAKPFRLTLKKGESALFRFRVILYDGVRSAEEISARYKLFAQN is encoded by the coding sequence ATGAAACCGCTTTATGCCTTCTGGGCGGGCTTTTTGCTGGTCAACATCCTTGCCTGCACAGCCTCGGACCGCGTCCAATTTGTCGAGGCGGAGAATCAGATCGACGTGCTGGTGGACGGCAAACCGCTGACGTCCTATCGATGGGGAGGGAGCCTGACCAAGCCGGTCCTCTATCCGCTCTTTACGCCTGCAGGGATCAAGGTGACGCGCGGCTTTCCGTTTGAAAAGGTGGAAGGTGAAACCATTGATCACCCTCATCAAACCGGCTTGTTTTTTACCTACGATCAAGTGAACGGCAACGGCTTTTGGAACAACACGATTTTTCCGCCGCGCATTGTTCATACAGCCATTCAAGAGATGTATGGCGGGAAAGAAGGTGTTTTGTCCACCGAGTCGCTCTGGATCGACAAGAAAGAGACGCCTTTGCTGCAGGAAAAGCGGCGCATGGTCTTTATTCCCGATGATTCGGAGGTCGCCATTGATTTTTCGATCCGCCTGATCGCGCTTGTGGACAGCGTCGTTTTTGAGGATACCAAAGAGGGAATGTTTGCCGTCCGCGTTGCCCATTGGCTGCGCGAAGAGGACCAGACGGGTCAATATCTCAGCTCAAACGGCGACATCGGCGAAAAAGCGGTTTGGGGAAAACGGGCCGAATGGGTGCGCCTGGCGGGACAGAAAGAAGGACAGAAGGTCGGCATGGTCATCATGCACCATCCGAGCAGCGTCAACTTTCCGACCTTTTGGCATGCCCGCGCATACGGTTTGTTCTCCGCCAATCCGCTGGGACAGTACGTCTTTGAAAGCGCCCGCGGCGTGCCGAACGCAAAGCCATTCCGCCTGACGCTGAAAAAGGGCGAAAGTGCCCTGTTTCGATTTCGAGTGATCCTCTACGACGGCGTTCGCTCGGCCGAAGAAATTTCGGCGCGTTACAAGCTGTTTGCGCAAAATTAG
- a CDS encoding glycoside hydrolase family 3 C-terminal domain-containing protein — MITNSTSAKILISICFILLTSFQVVGQDLPYQNPNLSFEERARDLMSRLTLEEKVGLLCDQSEPVPRLGIRRFNWWSEALHGLANNDSVTVFPQPIGMAASFNDELVYQIFSAVSDETRAKYHEHLRRGGENRRFLSLSVWTPNINIFRDPRWGRGQETYGEDPYLMARMGIAVVKGLQGPETEKYRKLLACAKHFAVHSGPEWSRHEINLNSVDPRDLYETYLPAFKALVQEAHVREVMCAYHRLDDEPCCGNRRLLQRILREEWGFPYLVVSDCGAVTDFFNSHKVSSTPMHAASKAVLAGTDVECVWANYPFKTLAAAVERDLVEPEDIDKSLMRVLKGRFELGDFDPDSLVPWTKIPYSIINNERHRQMALEMARQSIVLLQNKNNILPLSKTPRKPIAVIGPNADDAVMLWGNYNGKPIRTITILEGIRSKIPADKLFYDKGCDLVDDKVTQSYFNRLRFEGKPGIKATYWNNRNQSGEPVAVQYITTPIKLTTAGQHEFAPGVMLEGFSAKYETEFEATQDEEITFNYGATGSMELLVNGKSVARSYNWRTLPAKAHYKVEAGKKYLFEIRFTQLNNWQASLEFDFGKEVEIDFTSLIQKLKGIETVIFVGGISGRLEGEEMPVNLPGFKGGDRTHIELPAVQRNLLKSLKQAGKKVIFVNCSGSAIALTPETETCEAIVQAWYAGESGGQAVADVLFGDYNPSGKLPITFYKNSDQLPDFENYSMKGRTYRFMNDALFPFGYGLSYTLFQIGEAKIEKTQIQANESVSLTVPVINKGKRNGTEVVQVYIRKINDADGPLKTLRGFQRVTVPAGQSGKAQITLPYSAFEFFDRKSGKMTVAPGEYEILYGNSSADKDLKAIKVTVM; from the coding sequence ATGATCACCAATTCGACATCGGCAAAAATTCTTATCAGTATCTGTTTCATCCTCCTTACTTCGTTTCAAGTCGTAGGACAGGACCTGCCCTATCAGAATCCGAATCTCAGTTTTGAGGAACGAGCGCGAGATTTAATGTCCAGACTGACGTTAGAGGAAAAAGTCGGTCTTCTCTGCGATCAATCGGAGCCTGTACCGCGTCTCGGCATCAGGAGGTTCAATTGGTGGAGCGAAGCCCTGCACGGCTTGGCCAACAACGACAGCGTAACGGTGTTTCCGCAGCCCATCGGCATGGCGGCCTCGTTCAACGATGAACTGGTTTATCAGATTTTTTCCGCCGTTTCGGATGAAACCCGAGCCAAATATCATGAGCATCTGCGCCGCGGCGGTGAGAACCGTCGTTTCCTGAGTCTGTCCGTATGGACGCCCAACATCAACATTTTTCGCGACCCGCGTTGGGGCCGCGGCCAGGAAACTTACGGCGAAGATCCGTATTTGATGGCCAGAATGGGCATTGCGGTTGTAAAAGGACTGCAGGGGCCGGAGACGGAGAAATATCGCAAGCTGCTTGCCTGCGCCAAGCATTTTGCCGTGCATTCCGGACCGGAATGGAGCCGACATGAAATCAATCTCAACTCAGTAGATCCGCGCGACCTGTACGAGACCTATCTGCCCGCCTTTAAGGCTCTGGTTCAGGAAGCGCATGTCCGGGAAGTCATGTGCGCCTACCATCGCCTGGATGATGAGCCCTGCTGCGGCAATCGCCGGCTCCTGCAGCGCATCCTGCGTGAAGAATGGGGATTTCCCTATCTGGTCGTTTCGGATTGCGGCGCCGTGACCGACTTTTTCAACAGCCACAAGGTATCTTCCACCCCCATGCATGCGGCTTCGAAAGCGGTTCTCGCCGGCACCGATGTGGAGTGCGTATGGGCCAATTATCCCTTCAAAACCCTTGCGGCTGCAGTGGAAAGAGATCTGGTCGAGCCGGAAGACATTGATAAAAGCCTGATGCGGGTGCTCAAAGGCCGCTTCGAACTGGGCGATTTCGACCCGGATTCCTTGGTGCCCTGGACCAAAATTCCCTATTCGATCATCAACAATGAACGGCATCGGCAGATGGCTCTCGAAATGGCCAGGCAGTCCATCGTCTTGCTGCAAAATAAAAACAACATCCTTCCGCTCAGCAAAACCCCGCGCAAACCCATCGCCGTCATTGGGCCTAACGCCGACGACGCGGTCATGCTGTGGGGCAACTATAACGGCAAACCGATTCGAACCATCACAATCTTGGAAGGCATCCGTTCTAAAATTCCAGCTGATAAGCTTTTCTACGACAAGGGCTGCGATCTGGTTGACGATAAAGTCACGCAAAGCTATTTCAACCGTCTCCGCTTCGAAGGCAAACCCGGCATCAAGGCGACTTATTGGAACAATCGCAATCAAAGCGGTGAACCGGTTGCCGTTCAGTATATTACGACACCGATCAAACTGACGACTGCCGGCCAACACGAGTTTGCTCCCGGAGTCATGTTGGAAGGCTTTTCCGCCAAGTATGAAACGGAATTCGAAGCGACACAGGATGAAGAGATCACCTTCAACTATGGTGCGACCGGCTCCATGGAACTTTTGGTAAACGGCAAATCGGTCGCGCGAAGCTATAATTGGCGCACACTCCCCGCCAAAGCCCATTATAAAGTGGAAGCGGGGAAAAAATATCTCTTTGAAATCCGTTTTACGCAGCTGAACAACTGGCAGGCCAGTCTGGAATTTGATTTCGGCAAAGAGGTCGAGATCGATTTCACCTCTCTCATCCAAAAGCTGAAAGGCATCGAGACGGTAATCTTTGTCGGCGGTATTTCCGGTCGACTCGAGGGTGAAGAGATGCCGGTCAATCTGCCCGGCTTTAAGGGCGGCGACCGCACTCATATCGAGCTTCCTGCCGTTCAGCGTAATCTGCTCAAATCACTCAAGCAGGCCGGCAAAAAGGTTATTTTCGTCAATTGTTCGGGATCCGCAATTGCCCTCACGCCCGAAACGGAGACCTGCGAAGCGATCGTGCAGGCCTGGTATGCGGGCGAATCCGGCGGTCAGGCTGTAGCCGACGTGCTGTTCGGAGATTACAACCCCTCCGGCAAACTGCCGATCACCTTTTACAAAAATTCCGATCAGCTGCCCGATTTCGAGAATTATTCGATGAAAGGCCGCACTTACCGCTTTATGAACGACGCCTTGTTCCCGTTCGGCTATGGGCTCTCCTATACTCTTTTCCAGATTGGAGAAGCTAAAATCGAAAAAACCCAAATTCAGGCGAACGAATCCGTTTCTTTAACGGTGCCGGTGATCAACAAGGGCAAACGAAACGGCACCGAAGTCGTTCAGGTCTATATTCGAAAAATCAACGACGCCGACGGACCTTTGAAAACTCTGCGTGGCTTCCAGCGTGTAACTGTTCCCGCAGGACAATCAGGCAAGGCGCAAATCACCCTCCCCTATTCCGCCTTTGAATTTTTCGATCGGAAGAGCGGCAAGATGACCGTTGCCCCGGGCGAATACGAAATCCTCTACGGCAACAGCTCGGCGGATAAGGATTTGAAGGCGATTAAAGTCACGGTGATGTAG
- a CDS encoding macro domain-containing protein, giving the protein MSDQENELQLIMGNRRLSLVEGDITKLAVDAIVNAANERLQHGGGVAAAISRKGGPVIQKESDEWVKAHGPVKTGSAAYTHAGMLKAKYVIHAVGPIYGSGQEDEKLASAVRSSLALAEELGVKSIAFPAISAGIFGFPMDRCARIMIREIADYLRRAGTVKEVMLCLWGERALIIFKEALREFKKSFSN; this is encoded by the coding sequence ATGAGTGATCAAGAAAATGAGCTTCAACTTATTATGGGCAATCGCCGTTTATCCCTCGTGGAGGGCGATATTACCAAATTGGCGGTCGATGCGATCGTCAATGCGGCCAACGAACGCCTGCAACACGGCGGCGGCGTGGCGGCAGCCATCTCGCGTAAGGGCGGGCCTGTGATTCAAAAAGAGAGTGATGAATGGGTCAAAGCGCACGGGCCAGTTAAAACCGGCAGCGCAGCCTATACCCATGCGGGAATGCTGAAAGCCAAGTATGTGATCCATGCGGTCGGGCCGATTTACGGCAGCGGCCAAGAGGATGAAAAGCTGGCATCTGCGGTGAGATCGTCTCTCGCTTTAGCCGAGGAGCTGGGAGTCAAATCCATCGCTTTTCCGGCAATCAGCGCCGGTATTTTCGGTTTCCCTATGGATCGCTGCGCCCGCATCATGATCCGCGAAATCGCCGACTATTTGCGGCGGGCCGGAACAGTAAAGGAGGTCATGCTCTGCCTGTGGGGAGAACGGGCGTTGATAATCTTTAAAGAAGCGTTGCGTGAATTTAAAAAGAGTTTTTCGAATTAA
- a CDS encoding alpha/beta hydrolase-fold protein, with protein MRKFFCLALSFAVFSLLFAQMEKPEIKDDFKPSVLNQPGQEYPQVNSQGYARFRIIAPQAQSVIVSLGGREGTKLTKTEDGAWVGTTAEPLDEGFHYYRLTVDGGTFNDPGTLNFYGSCRWESGIEVPAFDQDFYALKDVPHGRVQQVLFPSPSTGTIRRAFVYTPPDYEKNKKKRYPVLYLQHGWGEDETAWSNQGRANLILDNLLAEGKIKPFIVVMTYGMTNEIRIGELRSFDIKPFQTVLVDELIPYIDANFRTLADRRYRAMAGLSMGSMETKMITLANLDKFSYIGLFSGASISMEDVEKTKDFREKVKLVFVSYGSKELDWMMRLGRELTGGNPRENIEALQKAGIRSVLYVSPNTAHEFLTWRRSLREFSQLLFQD; from the coding sequence ATGCGAAAGTTTTTTTGTTTAGCCCTCTCGTTCGCCGTTTTTTCCCTGCTTTTCGCGCAGATGGAAAAGCCGGAGATTAAAGACGATTTCAAGCCGTCGGTTTTGAATCAGCCCGGGCAAGAATATCCGCAAGTCAATTCCCAGGGATATGCCCGCTTCCGTATTATTGCTCCGCAGGCGCAGAGCGTTATCGTCAGCTTGGGCGGACGGGAAGGCACCAAGCTTACGAAAACCGAAGACGGCGCCTGGGTGGGCACCACAGCTGAACCCTTGGACGAGGGATTCCATTACTATCGTCTTACCGTCGACGGCGGCACCTTTAACGACCCCGGTACGCTGAATTTCTACGGCTCCTGTCGCTGGGAAAGCGGCATCGAAGTCCCGGCCTTCGACCAGGATTTCTATGCACTCAAAGATGTCCCTCACGGGCGTGTCCAGCAGGTCCTTTTCCCCTCGCCAAGTACGGGCACCATTCGCCGTGCCTTTGTCTATACCCCGCCGGATTACGAGAAAAACAAGAAAAAGCGCTATCCTGTTTTGTATCTGCAGCACGGGTGGGGCGAGGATGAAACCGCTTGGTCCAACCAGGGCCGCGCCAATCTGATTTTGGACAACCTTCTCGCCGAAGGCAAGATCAAACCGTTTATCGTGGTCATGACCTATGGAATGACCAATGAAATCCGGATCGGTGAATTGAGATCCTTCGACATCAAGCCGTTCCAGACCGTACTGGTGGATGAGCTAATACCCTATATTGATGCGAATTTTCGCACACTTGCTGATCGACGATACCGCGCCATGGCCGGTCTCTCCATGGGCAGCATGGAGACCAAGATGATCACCTTGGCCAATCTCGACAAGTTTTCCTATATCGGCCTGTTCAGCGGTGCTTCGATTTCTATGGAAGATGTCGAAAAGACCAAGGACTTTCGTGAAAAGGTCAAATTGGTCTTTGTCAGTTACGGCAGCAAAGAGTTGGATTGGATGATGCGGCTGGGTCGGGAATTGACCGGCGGCAATCCGCGCGAAAATATCGAGGCGCTGCAAAAGGCCGGAATCCGGAGCGTTCTCTATGTTTCGCCGAATACCGCGCATGAGTTCTTGACCTGGAGACGAAGCCTGCGCGAATTTTCCCAGTTGTTGTTCCAAGATTAA
- a CDS encoding T9SS type A sorting domain-containing protein — translation MDRRDFFKLSLVGMGMAALTKRARALEYYPMPSDKKWAVLYGTWCGSARDAAVWISEGMGGIANVFDVRENPDLSEYEYVVVGGAIRSSVTRQELQNYITRNKEVLQAKVRGLFAVCGNMGRPVGPQQTAMFIDNHLAKLCGVSNVLSRVFLGRITKSLMDPQTAEMMKNFEDYDNLKRSECMAFGQEVLTVVSFVEKVKSGLPQEFELDQNHPNPFNESTKISYSLNKSGQVMLQIYDANGKIVRTLIDNNQDAGSHFIQWDGRDDYGNSAASGIYLYLLKFEGNIIAKQMVKVK, via the coding sequence ATGGACCGTAGAGATTTTTTCAAATTAAGCTTGGTTGGAATGGGTATGGCGGCTTTGACAAAGCGGGCGCGGGCGCTGGAGTATTATCCCATGCCGTCCGACAAGAAATGGGCCGTATTGTACGGCACTTGGTGCGGAAGCGCTCGGGATGCGGCGGTGTGGATCTCTGAAGGCATGGGCGGCATTGCCAATGTGTTTGACGTACGCGAAAATCCCGATTTGAGCGAATACGAATATGTCGTCGTCGGCGGAGCGATTCGAAGCTCGGTGACGCGGCAGGAGTTACAAAATTACATCACCAGGAATAAAGAGGTGCTGCAGGCAAAGGTTCGCGGTCTGTTTGCAGTCTGCGGCAATATGGGCAGGCCGGTTGGACCGCAGCAAACGGCGATGTTCATTGATAACCATTTGGCAAAACTATGCGGGGTGAGCAATGTGCTGTCGAGAGTATTCTTGGGCAGAATAACAAAATCCTTAATGGATCCCCAGACCGCTGAAATGATGAAAAATTTCGAGGATTATGATAATCTCAAACGATCGGAATGCATGGCATTCGGTCAAGAAGTATTGACCGTAGTGAGCTTTGTCGAGAAAGTCAAGTCGGGGCTCCCGCAGGAGTTTGAGCTGGATCAGAACCATCCTAATCCTTTTAACGAATCGACGAAAATTAGTTACTCGCTGAATAAATCGGGCCAGGTCATGCTGCAAATCTATGATGCCAACGGAAAAATAGTACGAACACTCATTGACAACAATCAGGACGCCGGCAGCCATTTTATTCAGTGGGACGGAAGAGATGATTACGGCAACAGTGCAGCAAGCGGGATTTATCTCTATCTACTAAAATTCGAGGGGAATATCATTGCAAAGCAAATGGTAAAGGTAAAATGA
- a CDS encoding alpha/beta hydrolase-fold protein, with the protein MHRNKLFAFAMMLFLAFFTTGKSEQTVVEDFQPASTNQPGRDYPQVNSEGRVRVKISAPEAQRVQLDISAVKYDLVKDSTGVWIGESEPQDEGFHYYQLWIDGAAVPDPNSLYFYGASRWGSGIEVPAKDQDFYALKNVPHGQVRQNLYFSKVTNSVRRCFVYTPPDYDKNPKKRYPVLYLQHGGGEDETGWSNQGRVHLIMDNLLAEGKAVPFIIVMDNGSWSWPAGVPRPKPGERPSGQWPPQGWADQFMKTLIEDIIPFIDSNYRTLADAKHRGMAGLSMGGMQTRVITLAHPELFNYVGIFSGGSITPEDIKQNPAFKEKVKVVFVGYGSRELENRRFNFGGDPQENTEALKNAGINAHFYVSPNTAHEWQTWRRSFYQFAQLIFKNKRRPGLQAAAPPAL; encoded by the coding sequence ATGCACCGAAACAAACTATTCGCCTTTGCAATGATGCTGTTCCTGGCGTTTTTTACGACAGGCAAAAGTGAGCAGACGGTTGTCGAAGATTTTCAGCCGGCATCGACGAATCAGCCGGGGAGGGATTACCCGCAGGTCAATTCCGAGGGTCGGGTGCGGGTCAAAATTTCGGCGCCGGAAGCCCAAAGGGTGCAGCTGGATATCAGCGCCGTAAAGTATGATTTGGTCAAAGATTCAACCGGCGTTTGGATCGGAGAATCGGAGCCGCAGGACGAAGGCTTTCACTATTATCAACTCTGGATCGACGGCGCGGCCGTTCCTGATCCCAACAGCCTTTACTTTTACGGCGCATCCCGCTGGGGCAGCGGCATCGAGGTGCCCGCAAAGGATCAGGATTTCTACGCCTTGAAAAACGTGCCACACGGTCAAGTTCGGCAGAATCTTTATTTTTCCAAAGTCACCAACAGCGTGCGACGGTGCTTTGTCTATACGCCGCCGGATTACGACAAAAATCCGAAAAAACGTTATCCTGTCCTTTACCTGCAGCACGGCGGCGGTGAGGACGAAACCGGCTGGTCCAATCAGGGCAGGGTGCACCTGATTATGGACAATTTGCTTGCAGAAGGCAAGGCAGTGCCCTTTATCATTGTCATGGATAACGGCAGCTGGAGCTGGCCGGCGGGTGTGCCGAGACCCAAACCGGGTGAGCGTCCCAGCGGTCAATGGCCGCCGCAGGGCTGGGCCGATCAGTTCATGAAGACCCTGATCGAAGACATTATTCCGTTTATCGATTCGAATTATCGGACGCTTGCCGACGCGAAACACCGAGGGATGGCCGGCCTATCCATGGGCGGCATGCAGACGCGCGTTATTACCCTTGCCCATCCAGAACTGTTCAACTATGTCGGCATTTTCAGCGGCGGCAGCATCACACCGGAAGACATTAAGCAAAATCCGGCTTTCAAGGAAAAGGTCAAAGTGGTGTTTGTCGGCTACGGCAGCCGCGAGCTGGAAAACCGCAGATTCAATTTCGGCGGCGATCCGCAGGAAAACACCGAAGCGCTCAAGAATGCCGGCATAAATGCCCACTTTTATGTTTCGCCCAATACCGCTCATGAGTGGCAGACTTGGCGCAGAAGTTTTTATCAATTCGCTCAGCTGATATTCAAAAACAAAAGACGTCCGGGGTTGCAGGCTGCAGCCCCTCCAGCTCTTTAA